Sequence from the Montipora foliosa isolate CH-2021 chromosome 12, ASM3666993v2, whole genome shotgun sequence genome:
aaacttgtttcATTTTAGCGCATTTTTCGCCTGTGATCTACACATGAAGTGTGCAACTTATGATAAGGCAGAAACAAGATAAAATGAGAGAAAATACGCGCTTCTATGATACGGTGGCCCTTAAGAGACACACCTTTCCCAAAAATGAactgcaaacaaaataaattctaACCCAGTCTTCAAATAAAATACAATCCTACTCTGAAAACAAAATAAGTCCGGCACgctgcaaacaaaataaatccccacactgcaaacaaaatgtcaacgcacacaccaaaaaaaaaaaaaaaaaaaaaaaattcctcgcccacagcaaacaaaaaaacttttgGACGCCGCAAACAAAATATCTTCGCACACTGCAAACAAAGTATCCTTACAAACTGCAAACAGAAATTTCAGTCCCTAACTTCAAAGTCTGTCTTTTTTAAGTTTGTCTTTTATACCAAGTCCACCATCGTTGGTCCAATCCATATTACTCCAGCTGGAACCTTTTCCTCGATCAGCACGTTTCGTGCCATTGTATGCTTGAAGAGGAATTGAAATAGAATGCCGGCTAGTAATTGCTCAGAATGAAAAACGTTATCTATCAAAAGTGTTCCTGAACAAGGAGTGCCGAAATTCCAAGATATGTTTGCTCCAACACCTTCGATTTCGACAAACCTGTTTTGTTGGACCCGTTGCAGTACTTTTTGTTTGCAGCGCGGATTTTTCTGGGAGTGTTTGGTACTTTATTTGCAGTGTGCGaagaaatttttttgtttgcagtttGTAAAGCTACTTTGTTTGCAGTGtgcaattttttctttgtttgcagtgtgcgaggatttttttttggtgtCTCCGATGACGATTTGTTTGCAGTGTgggatttattttgtttgcgGTGTGCcggatttattttgttttcagagTGGGATTGTATTTTATGTCAAGAGTtagaatttattttgtttgcagtgCATTTCATTTTGCGAGATGAGCAACTCTTTGTAATATGTGGCTGAATTAATGGAAGGTGTGTCCCCAATGGGCCACGAGTACCATGACAAGTACTGAGCCACCCGTTTACCGTGTGCAGTTTCACGTTAACGCAAATACCGGCTGAATCTCTCTATTGATTAACTGTAATACACTAATCTAAATCAGAGGGTTAGGAATAGCTAGTACGATTGTTACTATGGTTACGATGACGCTGTAGGTCACGGTCGTGGGGTAGGAGAGTTAGCTCTTggcggaagtgagctgttttcgttatttacttttcttgacacaaccacatttatattgctaattTCACTGTTAGAGGCTATTAGTTTAACTTTCTGGAAAACTAAAGTCCTGCCTTGCGAAATGTTTACTCCGGTATCCGGCGTCCGTGGCCAAAAAAGGTGTAGTGTTCTTTAGAATTTAATACGTCCACCACGGACCGACGCAGAAATTAAAACTCACATTAAAACTCACATTTCTCTGCCACAGCACATTGGAGCGAGTTTGCGTTTTATAATTAAGTCAAACCATATTTAGAACTGTTTCTCTCATCAAGTATTGTCTACTCAGTCCGTAATGTGTGCAATCATTCTCTTCGTTTACGTATCAATCAGTTGCATCAATTGACTTTTGAATTGACGTAGGAAATGGCAAGCTAAAAATACAAGGCTATAGACTGTTTacagtcccctattttcccgtttgatcgtcgggatcgagcacaaactgccGCCGTCTCTTTTTTAAACAGCGAGcacgaactggggagagcgacataactaccgagtgggtggggggagttaTGTCGCTCTCCCCAGTTTGTGCTcgctgtttaaaaacaaagacggCGTCAGTTTGTGCTCGAACGCGACGATCAAACgggaaaataggggactgtgaacagtctaacAAGGCTCCGGCCAAAGGTGTAATTTATGAGTCGGAAATTAATTGGAGATTTCGTAtcatttaataacaaaaattgcTCTTATGGCAAAACCTGAGCAATTTGCCTTCATATCTTTTAGACAAGAGGGTCTTCTAAAATCTCAATCCTGAAAACACCTCCCACCTTCTTTATATAGATTTAAtcatattttttattataaaagTTCATTTCTATTGTCCAAAAACTATTTTCACGACTTTTTCTTTTAGGTAACCTCCACGCTTTGACAATGCAAGAAGCTTGGGCCTGAACACCTGTACAAAtgattctttttttatttaacgAGATAAAGCAATGCAAAGCATACAAGTGTCCACCTAGCTGTAGTTCAATAAAAGGAAAGATAGCGTGAAAGGGTTTTCGCTTGTCATTGTGAGATTTTGAGTTAATCCTTTGCTCCTTAATTAATACAGTCTGATTTGCGgcacattttttttgtaacctTCAAATTTAGGCTGTTATTCCAAAGCTAGTGATCGTTGTTCGTCAAGAATACTCTCAATTACAATTTTAATCATTTCGGAAAACCAAAAGTATCTGGTATTGTGTTCATAGAATTTCAGGCAATTAAATGTATAGTTAACAGCAGCCACACcatcatgttttaaaaaaatgcaggtTATGAAACAATTATCATGAAAAGTACGGTTCGTTTATGCGTACACCAGTTATGGAACTGAAGATATTTTGACTATATTCCCATCTCAAAAATTCATAGTCTACCATGCATATATTTCCATTCCCCGATCAAATTTACCTCAAACACTGCACATTGATATCACACGTCTGGTTTACTTCTTAAAACGATCttctaaatttaaaacaaagttAACAGTAGAATAATACTGCAACATATCGGAATATTCCTGGGAATCTCGTACGTGATAGCTGTAGTTTTAAATGGTTAACCCTGAAGAAAAAGTGGAAATCTTATTTCTTAAATAATattatagtaaaaaaaaaactttcaggAAGAGGATGTTTAAAGACGTCTAGCCAATTAACATGTCaaaattaaatgacaaaatttcctttttttttttcaaaaataggtaATCTAGACCGTACTGTGGATATCAAAACTGATACGTTTAGTTAATAAAACTGACGCGCTTTTAAGCACTGCAGATGAATTCGATCGTATTCCTTAACTTGAATTCAAACATATTCCCTTTGAAATTGAAAGACCATGACAATTACAGAAAATTTTTTCCTCAAAGACGCGTATTATTAATATTTGTACAGAATGCGTAAATTTAAATTGTTGTAAACAATCATTTTCTTCCCAAAAGAAATTAATGTCTTTGATTGTAAAATTAGCTATATGAAAATGGATATTAATTTATGCTAACTTAATTATAGGCCGGGATCGGATGGATATTTCTTGATAAGAAGACTACGAATGATGCGGCTTTTTATCAATAATTATAACTTAGTGGACTAAGAATattaataatgacaataatcataataataaaaataatagcaGTCTTGAATCAATGctgaaaatttgcattttagtttgagAGTACTGCCAAATAGACGGATGTTCATCATAGGAAATTCTTTGGAGAGCGCAGCAGTATTTGAGAAATCGAGTAGTTTTATCTCTTCCCACAAACGTCACGGTGCATCACGGCCATGGGCCTAGGAGAGCCACCAGAATGTCAAAATTCAACAGCACCTCAAATACTCTCCTTCACATCAGCTACTGTATCTTCTGTTTTAATGTTAATCACAACACCTGCAAATCTTCTTGTCTGTGTCGCGTTTGTCAAAGATCCTTACAAAACCTTGAAAACGCCATTCAATATTTTCTTGCTGAACATTGCAGCGGCCGATCTTATCGTTGGCCTTGGCGTGCTTCCTCTATCTATCACATTTCACGTACTCGAGGGAATGGGGATTTATCACGACACATTGATTAGGACTTTACATCTCATATTCTTTATATCCTGCTCGGCTTCTGTGCTTGGAATTGCAGTCCTAAGTTTGGATCGCTACATCAGCGTCACGTCGCCGTTAAAGTATCGCTCGAGAGTGACAATTAAACGAGTAAAAATTGTATCTTTACTAATGTGGCTAATTTCAGTCGCCTGTCCTTTTACTTATCTATATGTCGATTTTATCATATACTCTTTCGTGTTTGCAAACACCATTATTCTTCTTACGGTAATAATTTTAGTCGTTGTCAATCATAATATTTCTCACAGCTTTAAGGCTCAACGTAAAATCCTTAAATCTCTTTCAGATTCTGAAATCGTGCATTCCAAATTGGCAAAACGCGATGAAAGAGCGACTAATACGTTCCTGTTTTTCCTTATAGCTTTTGTGGTCTTAAATCTGCCTTCAATCGGTTTCAGTTTTGCTCTCAATTTTGGCAGTTATCCCTGTGGAACACATCACATATTTAGGGATTTGGAACTTACTTTTATTCTATTCCCAAGTTCCGTGAACCCGTTCATCTATTCACTTAGACTACCAAACATCAGGAACGCCATAAGAGCGATAGCATACAAAGTGATGCCCAACTTTGCAACTTCAAAGACGACCTCAGTCACCGTTAGGGCATCACACGCCTTAGAAGAAGAATGGATTGGACAGAGAAAATTGCAACCTTTTCTCGATGTTGGATCTGTCGCACATCAAAGTTTATCGATCCATACCAGGACTAGGATATCTGACAAAACAGTGAAGCGCACGACCTCCTTAATGAGTGACCCACGCGTACGTACACTCACACTGGAACGCAGTACATCTCATTTTTATCGAGAAACCACCATTGTATAAAGGGGTTACTTGGCtgactgtggtgctgtgtcccGTGGTGGGGACTAACACACGAAATTTTGGTCTTATTAGTtaaataaaggtaaattaaccacTGCATTTTTAGGGTTacattaattttcatttctttaaataCGGGCCGTTAGGAGAATGaaatttaaagtgcctatgaaatgAAAATTTGAGGTATTGAAAAATAGGCGAATTTGAAAGGCCTTTAAAAGTGaagaagaatggtgttttcctttttgtcatATCTCatctcgttccagagatattcaagattTTTGCATAATACAAAaatcttgaatatctctggaacgagatGAGATatgacaaaaaggaaaacaccattcttcttCACTTTTAAAGGCCTTTCAAATTCGCCTTTTTTTCAATAcctcaatttttcatttcataggcactttaatagaccatttttttgtaaatacCACGTAGAAATATGGCTTGAGGCTATTTCGAAAACGGTAGTTTTCTCTTGCAGGTTTTTCATATTTGTAAGAACTTCCTCGATCTGTTCTTCGCTAGCTTATAGTATAAAAATAGGTCGGTGAGTCACAAAAGGAACTGCATCGTAATGGTGAATATGTGAAAATTTGATTCACGATAAAAACTGCATTCAAATGCAGATAGTTGTTATGAAAAATACGTGTTCATGGTGCATCATTGTCTGAACGTTGTAACACATATACTGTAGAAATCTTTGGGCATCAGCTTGAAAAACGTTGAACAACGACTGCAACTTAACATAAAGGGCCTGTGTTGTCTCTGTATATATTCCCAATGCGAATTTCGTCAACTTTTCACTATGCTTGTCGTACCGAATCTCAAGGTATGTTGCACATTTAATAGTGAATACTTGTGAACAAATCTCAACATGATAATACTTCATACTTTTAGTCCTCTGGACGTGTTTTGTTCTCTCATGCACTTTCTCTGTCGGGAAAAACGTAGAGGAAGACGTCATTGATTATCTGTCTTCTttaaaatggcaaaaacaagGAGGGATAGAACATTTTAtatatttcatttaattttttttttcattgcctCTTAAACATCATTTAATATTTGGTACGGGTACCAAGTTGTTAATCACTTGGGATCAGCAGAATGGTTCAAAATCCTCACAGTTGAGTACACTTTCTGTAGCACGAAGGCGTAGTCATGATTAGCGATATTGCCTTCTATTCACCCTAccatttgtttgaaaaatagtCTGCAAAGAGACTTACCTCAGACCTAACGAGAAGTCATTATATATAAGAAAATCTACTTTTGAAACGTAAACAGCCTCAAACATCGAAGAGAGCGGGCGTCTGTACACATGCTATGGGAAACAGAATCCGAATTAGTTGTTTCAGTTGGGTGAACGTGAATTATATATCGCGTGAAAAGAGGGTTTACATAGCTTTAGAATGCAATGAATGCAGACCCCTCGCCTTAGCAACAAACTCAAGAATAGGCCTTaccatgggcgtagccaggatttttcaaaggaggggtcacactgtgtcaaacagagggtcctcgcgttttcgcaacctgaatattgtaggttgtttgagtaaaaaacggcttacaaaggggggtcacgggcaccccaggactccccccccccccccctagctacgcccttggGCCTTACCCTTTATGGCGTAAAGCATcaaaatagaccttattcacgatggccgcaatGTTggtttgctattatcatgcaaattagccacacacttctgaggggacaaacaaaacaagttcgagaggttataacgaatatgttagccacacagatgatttgtttcacgttcaatGAATGTTTTTCTCAGAAGTGTATAACTGccaagttacttcgacgtttttttagtTAAAAATGAGCAGCTAACGAAGTAGGAAGTTAAACTGTCAAAGGAAATCAAaagatatataattattataaaaggtaatTAATTCTATTcactaaaatggactttgagcaatgttatttcaatgtTTTGACGAGCCGAtcttccgcaatttgcctttttttccaatgtttgccccccagcctaacacatggctaatttgcatgacaatttgcaaaccaacatggcggctatcgtgaataagacCTATTCTTTTGTTGAATGACTACTATAATTACCAGAATGCAACGTTCTAGCAgtcactcaacaaaagaattctGATGCATTGCGTCATAAGGGGTACGGTCtattaagggcccacagacggatttttcgcgcgttgctaaggaagtgaaatgtgaCTTCCAGTAGCTGACGTCATAatatgagctgacaagaaaacccactgacaagcaaaagtcaccgcacaaactgttgtttccatcaaaggtttttcctcgcccttcctcgcgctcgttctcaggtcaactgcgcatgcgtaaacgaactgacttccggtttaaGAAAAatgctaaatttccggcggttttaaattgaattaattttttttttacatggcacgtctcacccccaaatacagaatatagctaagtattgattttttaaaatcatcttttttgaaaaagttatgggtatttcattatcgtttatgtctttaaaaagaacatttttcaaaataaaaagaaaaccatgcttggctggatgcaaaaacgaatacaaattgtcaaaccatcgattaaatacccaaattgcgtagcacggagagaaatttagagttttcttttattggtcacgtgaccatgggcgtggtatgatgacgtcatatttagggtcattggtttacaaaagttggaaactgaccaaaataatgccaaattctctcaaattacttgaccattacatccttagcaacgcaacCCAAAAAATaagtcagtgggcccttaagcctCCCTTGATTGTAACATCGCTGAACTTTTATGCAAATGACCAGCAATACCGGTTGTCccgaattaattaatttagcTGAGAATtgtaaatacttttttttttttttaattagatcttactttttattattactgATGTATATGCGGCTGCCTCGGGAAGGATTGAATGCGTACCTAGTGTTTAGTGTTCGGCCAATTAATGTATGTATTCACATTATATACAGTTattctatttattttataaatgaCTACtgcaattatttatttttgtatagTTAGTTTAGcggtttaccagtttcagcacttggactccttctaTTTGACTAATGtatgttttgctgttatgtggtctcatcgatgaGTGAGGACAATGTACGAGCgagcgagtcatgcgagccatggctgcgagtcatacGAGCTAACATGGCGAGCCACGCGAGTCAACGTTTATGagcattgaagggttgtgagacggggcctgcGGTTTATCGTCCATATCTGTATATTTATCATTCATAATTATTACTTATTTACATCCTTGTGATACCGCTATGATTGCTGGCGAGCCTTGGCGAGGCAGCAGCCTATTCTTGATATTGGCGAAAAAATTCACTGAAAATTTGTTGGATGTAAGATTGGAGGCATGCGAAGTCGATTGTGGTGTTATCATAGTCTATAATCCAGGGTATtggtaccgtatttactcgaataagcgccgccctcgattaagcgccgccctcgaataagcgccgccctcgaataagcgccgcaccgccgatgcggcgcttattcgaggaatttcgtacaaccaggaaaaacactataaactGTTCCAAAACGACAAAGGAGCTCGCTCTCACCGCTGATATTTTTGCTCTCGTTATCATGAGACTCTCggctttttttttcaccttgtgactttctctcgtaattctagatttactatcagtttagtacaggagcccatcacccggaacgtgcaacttacctattttcgtgcaacgacGTTTTCACAactaaggttatttttagattgaatttcccgctaatgagactcccataggagcccgatgaccaattacaagaaattaagctgacgtcatagggtcaccgaagcggaactgcctttgttttttgacctaattcgcgggaagggctagtctaaatataaacctacttgtgaaaacgccgtttcacagacgctgtatggaagttgcacgctccagatgggctcctgtttaGTAccagtccataggaaaattaacagatagaaagtgtaccgttgaataaaaatatttattatatctctcgaGCCTCTTTTAGGTGCTTCCATTGAGATTttatttagcaatggtttttgttcTATGAGACTTCAGATTTGGACCTCCATACTACTGTGtgatatattttcttccaagaaaatagttcttGATGAgatatttttagtttcttggtgttgattaatgtgaatgtgaccttttgGCCTCATGCTTTGGCATCAATTTAATTCTATTCTCAAACGATAGGCTTGTCGgtggtagaagcgagtgatttTGCTTCACGATAAGCTTTGACCTATTAGGTTGTGCCATGTATCAGTGAGACAACTGGCTTTCTAAAAGCTTTGTTTGCCttgccttttttctgcgtttccagggggtgcagggatggcgcagtggcgagagcactcgcctcccaccaatgtggcccgggttcgattcacaaactcggcgtcacatgtgggttgagtttgttggttctctactctgcatcgagaggttttctccgggtacagTACGACGGATACTAACTACGAGGAACGAACGAAGAAGGAACGAGGAAGAAGAAACGACAACTTCATCATTTAGTGACCAAAACAGTGGATCCGCACGGGAAAAACTTCATCACCAGAAAACTAGACAAGAACAAATGGGGACAAAAGTAAGAAAACAATACTGTCATGGAgcatttgttttattattccaTCAGGCAGGCATGCAAATACAAGATAATTGTGCTTAAGTGGGTCACATTTGTAACTGATTGTGCAAGCCCAATCCAGTGAATATTTTCCGGCTTTAGGTGCAGTAAATCTTGCCAGGAATGAAACAGGGTTCCtaacaactgaaaataaagacaaaagataTTAATGGAAGTTGAAAGTTGCGTATTTGGGAGAACCAGGAGCCCAACTGTCATATCAAGTCTATGTTCATGATTTCCAGAGACAGCTTTTTGTAAGCCTAGTAGCCCTAAATGGAGACAGTCACTCATTTAATGCGATCAGGATCACCTCTCTTCTCCTGAATCTCCTGCGACCCATCCCCATCCAAATGGGAATAGGAgccaattaaatattttaagcaagagctgatacaacgtagatttgattttagtggtgtactatatttccgctggccaaaccagccttcttcaggtacaatgagagtttacattggattgcttctatgcttaaaatatttagtttctcaacttgtaattacgccgatcagatcaagccagtgatccaacgtacaccgacaggaagattgtccacagttgcttgcttcaaaactctaatGCTAATGTACCTCCCCTAACAACTTGCTGTACACCATAAGCATTTTTCAGTGGGGTGTACATGTGGCCGTGTACCGGTGGTCGAGCGAGAAGTAATGCGGCATCACGAAATACTGTCGCCTTATCCttcttctcaaattcatcatcaCTAGTCTCCGGAAATACAGTAGATATAATTGTCATGAAGTGTCCTCTTCAATCGAACATATACAGTTACGGTAACCCTAACCAAAGAAATACGATACGATGACAAtattgagagagagagagagagagagagacccaattaatcttttacatttttcGATCTTTCGATCCCCTAGCTATAACACAGAGGACAGACTACGACACTGGAG
This genomic interval carries:
- the LOC137980209 gene encoding trace amine-associated receptor 9-like: MGLGEPPECQNSTAPQILSFTSATVSSVLMLITTPANLLVCVAFVKDPYKTLKTPFNIFLLNIAAADLIVGLGVLPLSITFHVLEGMGIYHDTLIRTLHLIFFISCSASVLGIAVLSLDRYISVTSPLKYRSRVTIKRVKIVSLLMWLISVACPFTYLYVDFIIYSFVFANTIILLTVIILVVVNHNISHSFKAQRKILKSLSDSEIVHSKLAKRDERATNTFLFFLIAFVVLNLPSIGFSFALNFGSYPCGTHHIFRDLELTFILFPSSVNPFIYSLRLPNIRNAIRAIAYKVMPNFATSKTTSVTVRASHALEEEWIGQRKLQPFLDVGSVAHQSLSIHTRTRISDKTVKRTTSLMSDPRVRTLTLERSTSHFYRETTIV